Proteins found in one Elephas maximus indicus isolate mEleMax1 chromosome 11, mEleMax1 primary haplotype, whole genome shotgun sequence genomic segment:
- the ZNF606 gene encoding zinc finger protein 606 isoform X1, whose protein sequence is MAAINPWASWGALMDQSWGMAAISPWTSWAESTSCIPIACRGVASTSSDLLQPEARVREPALYPRDPAWPVEGTPEEERRTGWLPPYQVQEPVTFKDVAVDFSQEEWGQLDPVQRTLYRDVMLETFGHLLSVGNEITKPEVISLLEQGEEPWTVERGFPQSTCSEWIRSIERKALIPTQSIFEEEQSHGMKLERYIWGDPWFSRVEVLGCEDQLEMYHVNQSRAMRQMVFMQKQVLSQRGSEFCELESDCSQSLNIVPSQRVSQIEHIYKPDTRAESWRYNSSIMYADKITCENNDYGKAFYQSIQPVHPARIQTGDNLFKCTDAVKSFNQIIHFGDHKRIHTGEKLYEYKECHQIFNQSPSFNEHPRFHIGENQYDYKEYENIFYFSSIMEHQKIDTVEKAYKYNEWEKVFGYDTFLTQHTSAYTADKPYEYNECGTSFIWSSYLIQHKKTHTGEKPYECDKCGKVFRNRSALTKHERTHTGIKPYECNKCGKAFSWNSHLIVHKRIHTGEKPYVCNECGKSFNWNSHLIGHQRTHTGEKPFECTECGKSFSWSSHLIAHMRMHTGEKPFKCDECEKAFRDYSALSKHERTHSGAKPYKCTECGKSFSWSSHLIAHQRTHTGEKPYNCQECGKAFRERSALTKHEIIHSGIKPYECNKCGKCCSQMAHLVRHQRTHTGEKPYECNKCGKSFSQSCHLVAHRRIHTGEKPYKCNQCERSFNCSSHLIAHRRTHTGEKPYRCNECGKAFNESSSLIVHLRNHTGEKPYKCNHCEKAFCKNSSLIIHQRMHSGEKRFICNECGKAFNGHSALIQHQRNHSEEKLCELN, encoded by the exons ATGGCGGCCATCAACCCATGGGCCTCCTGGG GTGCCCTTATGGACCAGTCCTGGGGAATGGCAGCCATCAGCCCGTGGACCTCCTGGGCCGAGTCCACATCCTGCATCCCCATTGCCTGCCGTGGTGTGGCCTCTACCAGCAGTGACCTGCTGCAGCCAGAGGCCAGAGTCAGGGAGCCGG CTCTGTATCCGAGGGACCCTGCCTGGCCTGTGGAGGGGACCCCcgaggaggagaggaggactgGCTGGCTCCCACCATACCAGGTCCAG GAACCAGTGACCTTCAAGGATGTGGCTGTGGACTTCTCCCAAGAGGAGTGGGGGCAGCTGGACCCTGTTCAGAGGACCCTGTACCGCGATGTGATGCTGGAGACCTTCGGGCATCTGCTCTCTGTGG GGAATGAAATCACCAAGCCTGAGGTTATCTCCCTGTTGGAGCAAGGAGAAGAGCCATGGACTGTGGAGAGAGGATTTCCTCAAAGCACTTGTTCAG AATGGATAAGAAGTATTGAAAGGAAAGCTTTGATCCCAACACAAAGCATTTTTGAGGAAGAACAATCCCATGGCATGAAGTTGGAAAGATACATATGGGGTGATCCTTGGTTCTCCAGGGTAGAAGTCTTGGGATGCGAAGATCAATTAGAAATGTACCACGTAAACCAGAGTAGAGCTATGAGGCAAATGGTCTTCATGCAAAAGCAGGTACTGTCACAAAGAGGCTCTGAATTCTGTGAACTTGAGTCAGACTGTAGCCAGAGCTTAAACATTGTTCCATCTCAGAGAGTTTCTCAAATAGAACATATCTATAAACCTGATACACGTGCTGAAAGTTGGAGATATAATTCATCCATAATGTATGCAGATAAGATTACTTGTGAAAATAATGATTATGGAAAAGCCTTCTACCAATCCATTCAGCCTGTCCACCCTGCAAGAATACAAACTGGAGATAATCTCTTCAAATGTACTGATGCTGTTAAATCTTTCAATCAAATAATACATTTTGGTGATCAtaagagaattcatactggagagaaactctATGAATATAAGGAATGTCATCAAATCTTTAATCAGAGCCCATCATTTAATGAACATCCAAGATTCCACATTGGAGAAAACCAATATGATTATAAAGAGTATGAGAATATCTTTTACTTCTCATCTATCATGGAACATCAAAAAATTGATACTGTAgagaaagcatataaatacaatGAGTGGGAGAAAGTCTTTGGGTACGATACATTCCTTACTCAACATACAAGCGCTTACACTGCAGATAAACCCTATGAGTATAATGAATGTGGGACATCTTTCATCTGGAGCTCTTACCTTATCCAACATAAGAaaactcatactggagagaaaccctatgaatgtgatAAATGTGGAAAAGTTTTCAGGAATCGTTCAGCCCTTACTAAACATGAACGAACTCACACTGGAATAAAACCGTATGAATGTAataaatgtggaaaagcctttagcTGGAATTCTCATCTTATTGTACATAAGAGAAttcatacaggagagaaaccttatgtatGTAATGAATGTGGCAAATCTTTCAACTGGAACTCTCACCTTATTGGACATCAGAgaactcatactggagagaagcCTTTTGAATGTACTGAATGTGGGAAGTCTTTCAGCTGGAGCTCCCATCTTATTGCCCATATGAGAATGCATACTGGAGAGAAGCCCTTTAAATGTGATGAATGTGAAAAAGCTTTTAGAGATTATTCTGCCCTTAGTAAACATGAAAGAACTCATTCTGGAGCAAAACCATATAAATGTACTGAATGTGGAAAATCCTTCAGCTGGAGTTCCCATCTTATTGCCCATCAGAGAActcatacaggagagaaaccctataacTGCCAGGAATGTGGAAAAGCATTCAGAGAACGCTCAGCCCTCACAAAACATGAGATCATTCATTCTGGAAttaagccttatgaatgtaataaATGTGGAAAATGCTGCAGTCAGATGGCTCACCTTGTTAGGCATCAAAGGACGCATACTGGAGAGAAGCCCTATGAATGCAATAAATGTGGGAAATCCTTCAGCCAGAGCTGTCACCTTGTTGCTCATCGGAGAATTCACACTGGCGAGAAACCCTATAAATGTAATCAATGTGAAAGGTCCTTTAACTGTAGCTCTCACCTTATTGCACACCGGAGAACTCATACTGGAGAAAAACCGTACAGgtgtaatgaatgtgggaaagcattCAATGAGAGTTCTTCACTTATTGTACATCTGAGAAACCATACTGGAGAAAAACCGTACAAATGTAATCATTGTGAGAAAGCTTTCTGTAAGAATTCATCCCTTATTATCCATCAGAGAATGCATAGTGGAGAGAAACGTTTTATAtgcaatgaatgtgggaaagcctttaatgGTCACTCAGCCCTAATTCAACACCAGAGAAATCACAGTGAAGAGAAACTCTGTGAATTGAATTGA
- the ZNF606 gene encoding zinc finger protein 606 isoform X2, translating into MAAINPWASWGALMDQSWGMAAISPWTSWAESTSCIPIACRGVASTSSDLLQPEARVREPALYPRDPAWPVEGTPEEERRTGWLPPYQVQSHATINMTIFQNIFIIPERKETSCPLSSHLPFSLPQPLVTTNLPFVSLDLPLVTLHMRGIP; encoded by the exons ATGGCGGCCATCAACCCATGGGCCTCCTGGG GTGCCCTTATGGACCAGTCCTGGGGAATGGCAGCCATCAGCCCGTGGACCTCCTGGGCCGAGTCCACATCCTGCATCCCCATTGCCTGCCGTGGTGTGGCCTCTACCAGCAGTGACCTGCTGCAGCCAGAGGCCAGAGTCAGGGAGCCGG CTCTGTATCCGAGGGACCCTGCCTGGCCTGTGGAGGGGACCCCcgaggaggagaggaggactgGCTGGCTCCCACCATACCAGGTCCAG AGTCATGCAACCATCAACATGACCattttccagaacattttcatcatccctgaaagaaaagaaacctcatgcccattaagcagtcatctcccattctctctcccccagcccctggtaaccactaatctaccctTTGTCTCTCTGGATTTGCCTCTTGTGACACTTCATATGAGAGGAATCCCATAA
- the ZNF606 gene encoding zinc finger protein 606 isoform X3 translates to MAAINPWASWGALMDQSWGMAAISPWTSWAESTSCIPIACRGVASTSSDLLQPEARVREPALYPRDPAWPVEGTPEEERRTGWLPPYQVQNG, encoded by the exons ATGGCGGCCATCAACCCATGGGCCTCCTGGG GTGCCCTTATGGACCAGTCCTGGGGAATGGCAGCCATCAGCCCGTGGACCTCCTGGGCCGAGTCCACATCCTGCATCCCCATTGCCTGCCGTGGTGTGGCCTCTACCAGCAGTGACCTGCTGCAGCCAGAGGCCAGAGTCAGGGAGCCGG CTCTGTATCCGAGGGACCCTGCCTGGCCTGTGGAGGGGACCCCcgaggaggagaggaggactgGCTGGCTCCCACCATACCAGGTCCAG AATGGATAA